A part of Geothrix oryzae genomic DNA contains:
- a CDS encoding MoaD/ThiS family protein, producing MKITLKLFASLARHLPAEVRSQHRIDLEIGPGTTVLDLIRHQGIPADQCAIVLVDGVWVAAAERATRVLSEGEVLAIWPPVAGG from the coding sequence ATGAAGATCACGCTCAAGCTGTTCGCCTCCCTGGCCCGGCACCTCCCCGCCGAGGTGAGATCCCAGCACCGGATCGACCTCGAGATTGGGCCCGGCACCACGGTGCTGGACCTGATCCGGCACCAGGGCATTCCCGCCGACCAGTGCGCGATCGTGCTGGTGGATGGCGTCTGGGTGGCCGCGGCGGAGCGGGCCACCCGCGTGCTCAGCGAAGGAGAGGTCCTGGCCATCTGGCCGCCGGTGGCGGGCGGGTAG
- a CDS encoding polysaccharide deacetylase family protein, whose translation MKAISLRVDVDTLEGSITGIPTLLRLLDKHQMRASFYFSFGPDNSGKAIRRIFRKGFLAKMRRTNATKLYGFKTMMYGVLIPAPIIWKRAATEMRAAKAAGHEVGIHAWDHVQYHDLLDRKSRRWLSDWYSNAHEAFGTVFGEKPLGAVSPAWRCNDTTLELQETYGLAYAGDCRGAAPFYPIVKGRTLQTLQIPTTLPTLDELLGLDGRTPDQVNREVWDLVREDALNVYALHTEVEGGALFETFDAFLGGLRERGVQARTHADWLPELRAANPPAKAVSRREIPGRAGWVSWEG comes from the coding sequence ATGAAAGCCATTTCCCTCCGCGTGGATGTCGACACCCTGGAAGGCTCGATCACGGGCATTCCCACCCTGCTGCGCCTGCTGGACAAGCACCAGATGCGGGCCAGCTTCTATTTCAGCTTCGGGCCCGACAACAGCGGCAAGGCCATCCGGCGGATCTTCCGCAAGGGCTTCCTGGCCAAGATGCGCCGCACGAACGCCACCAAGCTCTACGGGTTCAAGACCATGATGTACGGCGTGCTCATCCCCGCGCCCATCATCTGGAAGCGGGCCGCCACCGAGATGCGGGCCGCGAAAGCCGCGGGCCATGAGGTGGGCATCCACGCCTGGGACCATGTGCAGTACCACGACCTGCTGGACCGGAAGTCGCGCCGGTGGCTGTCCGACTGGTACTCGAATGCCCACGAGGCCTTCGGCACCGTCTTCGGCGAAAAACCCCTGGGCGCCGTGAGTCCCGCATGGCGCTGCAACGACACCACGCTGGAGCTGCAGGAAACCTATGGCCTGGCCTACGCCGGCGATTGCCGCGGCGCCGCGCCGTTCTATCCCATCGTGAAGGGCCGGACCCTCCAGACCCTCCAGATCCCCACCACCCTGCCCACCCTGGACGAACTCCTGGGCCTGGATGGACGCACACCAGACCAGGTGAACCGCGAAGTCTGGGATCTGGTGCGGGAGGACGCCCTGAATGTCTACGCCCTGCACACCGAAGTCGAGGGCGGCGCGCTGTTCGAGACCTTTGATGCTTTCCTGGGCGGCCTGCGGGAACGCGGCGTCCAGGCCCGGACCCACGCGGATTGGCTGCCGGAGCTGAGGGCCGCCAATCCGCCCGCCAAGGCCGTATCCCGCCGGGAGATCCCAGGCCGGGCGGGCTGGGTGAGCTGGGAAGGCTGA
- a CDS encoding aldehyde ferredoxin oxidoreductase family protein: MAWTKNLLRVNLEAGTCTTEPLNLQWAQDYLGQRGLATKYLVSEIDPKVDPFSPKNKLIFVTGPLTGTMAATGGRYSVVTKGPLTGAIACSNSGGYFGAELKFAGWDMVIFEGASPKPVYLLITDGKAELVDAGHLWGKTVWETEEIIKAHHQDPQIRVASIGRAGENRVLYAAIVNDLHRAAGRSGVGAVMGSKNLKAVAVRGTRTDAYHLADPEAFFAATEAGKKVLAANGVTGQGLPTYGTQVLMNVINELGALPTRNHREVQFEGAMAIGGEAMHEKRPTDGKANLVTNGACFGCTIACGRISRMDPGHFSVKDKPQYHGASGGVEYEAAWALGAANGVNDLEALTYANFLCNEDGFDPITFGATVGAAMELYEMGVLTEQEVGFKLPFGSTEGMVKLAEMTAKGEGFGKVMGLGSKRLCTKYGHPELSMTVKSQEFPAYDGRALQGMGLAYATNNRGACHLRGYMVSPEVLGIPVKMEPQATEGKPAMLKAFQDLTAVVDSAGICLFTTFAWGLSDIQPQIQAACEGDWSEERLLLVGERIWNLEREFNLAAGFTAKDDNLPPRLMKEPAQTGPQKGAVSKLDVMLPEYYQLRGWTPEGVPTAETRSRLGV; the protein is encoded by the coding sequence ATGGCATGGACCAAGAATCTCCTTCGCGTGAACCTTGAGGCCGGCACCTGCACTACCGAGCCGCTGAACCTGCAGTGGGCCCAGGACTACCTGGGCCAGCGGGGCCTCGCCACCAAGTACCTCGTGTCTGAAATCGACCCGAAGGTCGATCCCTTCTCCCCCAAGAACAAGCTCATCTTCGTGACGGGGCCGCTCACCGGCACCATGGCCGCCACGGGCGGACGCTATTCGGTGGTCACCAAGGGCCCGCTCACGGGCGCCATCGCCTGCTCGAACTCCGGCGGCTACTTTGGCGCCGAGCTGAAGTTCGCGGGCTGGGACATGGTGATCTTCGAGGGGGCTTCTCCGAAGCCCGTCTACCTCCTCATCACCGACGGCAAGGCCGAGCTGGTGGACGCCGGCCACCTCTGGGGGAAGACCGTCTGGGAGACCGAGGAGATCATCAAGGCGCATCACCAGGATCCCCAGATCCGCGTGGCCTCCATCGGCCGGGCCGGCGAAAACCGCGTGCTCTACGCCGCCATCGTGAACGACCTGCACCGCGCCGCGGGACGCTCCGGCGTGGGCGCCGTGATGGGTTCGAAGAACCTCAAGGCCGTGGCCGTGCGCGGCACGCGGACCGATGCCTACCACTTGGCCGACCCCGAGGCCTTCTTCGCCGCCACCGAGGCGGGCAAGAAGGTGCTGGCCGCCAACGGTGTGACCGGCCAGGGGCTTCCCACCTACGGCACCCAGGTGCTCATGAATGTCATCAACGAGCTGGGGGCGCTGCCCACCCGCAACCACCGCGAGGTGCAGTTCGAGGGGGCCATGGCCATCGGCGGCGAGGCCATGCATGAGAAGCGGCCCACGGATGGCAAGGCGAACCTCGTGACCAACGGCGCCTGTTTTGGCTGCACCATCGCCTGCGGCCGCATCTCGCGCATGGACCCCGGCCACTTCAGCGTCAAGGACAAGCCCCAGTACCACGGGGCCTCCGGCGGCGTGGAATACGAGGCCGCCTGGGCCCTGGGCGCCGCCAACGGCGTGAATGACCTGGAGGCCCTCACCTACGCCAACTTCCTCTGCAACGAGGACGGCTTCGACCCCATCACCTTCGGTGCCACCGTGGGCGCGGCCATGGAGCTCTACGAGATGGGCGTCCTCACGGAGCAGGAGGTGGGCTTCAAGCTGCCCTTCGGCTCCACGGAGGGCATGGTCAAGCTCGCGGAGATGACCGCCAAGGGCGAGGGCTTCGGCAAGGTCATGGGCCTGGGCTCCAAGCGGCTCTGCACGAAGTATGGCCATCCCGAACTGTCCATGACCGTCAAGAGCCAGGAGTTCCCAGCCTATGATGGGCGCGCCCTTCAGGGCATGGGATTGGCCTACGCCACCAACAACCGCGGCGCCTGCCACCTGCGCGGCTACATGGTCTCCCCCGAAGTGCTGGGCATCCCCGTGAAGATGGAGCCCCAGGCCACGGAGGGGAAGCCCGCCATGCTGAAGGCCTTCCAGGACCTCACGGCCGTGGTGGATTCCGCGGGCATCTGCCTCTTCACCACCTTCGCCTGGGGCCTGTCGGACATCCAGCCGCAGATCCAGGCCGCCTGCGAGGGCGACTGGTCCGAGGAGCGGCTGCTGCTGGTGGGTGAACGCATCTGGAACCTGGAGCGGGAGTTCAACCTCGCGGCCGGCTTCACCGCCAAGGACGACAACCTCCCGCCGCGGCTGATGAAAGAGCCCGCCCAGACCGGCCCGCAGAAGGGCGCCGTGTCGAAGCTCGATGTCATGCTGCCGGAGTACTACCAATTGCGGGGTTGGACGCCGGAGGGCGTTCCCACCGCCGAGACGCGTTCGCGTCTCGGCGTATGA
- the yajC gene encoding preprotein translocase subunit YajC: MMYALLQSPAPAGPPGWTQFVFIGGMALMFYFLLIRPQSKARKEMEARLSKLKAGDEVVLTSGLYATIDRVEDKHIWVKLGGSVVKARRAAVASLASEPETKN, encoded by the coding sequence ATGATGTACGCCCTTCTGCAGTCGCCCGCCCCGGCCGGCCCTCCGGGCTGGACCCAGTTCGTGTTCATCGGCGGCATGGCCCTGATGTTCTACTTCCTTCTCATCCGGCCCCAGAGCAAGGCCCGGAAGGAGATGGAGGCCCGCCTGTCCAAGCTGAAGGCCGGCGACGAGGTCGTGCTGACCTCCGGCCTCTACGCCACCATCGACCGGGTCGAGGACAAGCACATCTGGGTGAAGCTCGGCGGCTCCGTGGTCAAGGCCCGGCGCGCGGCCGTGGCCTCCCTGGCCAGCGAACCGGAAACCAAGAACTGA
- the secD gene encoding protein translocase subunit SecD — protein sequence MTKRSLWRLVILLAVLFGCGYFFTPLTKVKLGLDLRGGVHFELEVQGQEALAADLRDGKDRLASRLKEKGLQGATAVVEGDALRVEGVPADQKATVEKVAKDFFPGYALAQEGGSFRLTQKAEYQKTLKDDANKRALEVIEKRIRDIDPANVLEPEITASGAEGNRIVVEIPGIEEGDRERIKNLLATPGHLEQRLLAKAPQIYFASKEDALAFFKGAIPPEFELLPEIESDRQARRAGQPVVKAKPGEEKISRWVLLESRVAVDGADIIDSHRASNSQTEANEVNFTLNKKGDDDFARLTGTASEENRLIAIVLDRKIVTELSAKEKIIGGAVRISGSFTAQEADDLASQLRSGALRAPMKFLEERVVGPGLGRDSIHAGVRAAVIGFAAIIGFMVIFYHWSGVNAIVALTVNVIVMMGLLGSFRATLTLPGIAGFVLTLGMAVDANILIFERIKEELGLGKSVPGAIDAGFDRVFWTIVDSHVTQLFAALLLFIFGTGPVKGFAVTLTVGVVASLFTSIYISRYIYDWVLEHHPGTKTLSVGTHSFFKGAAYDFMKYKGTAIAVTWSIILLCILWVKPWNLTHNNRIHLGMQFVGGNDMTVRFRGAMEPETIREALAKSGYSDATVVAYENKDKSVRDFSIKVKARKDADQKDSTKQANALRAIFKQMDPEGATSALPALNLEGSKTLTDTLVKANPAGIAGDEAALAAAYAPFAEKVIAGRDRLPSGLYQTFGELPQELPQVVKDSIQKTYRLGAVGLLKDESFSPSISGEWTRKTLTAVAWALGAILVYVMFRFTASYAVGGIVSLVHDMLMALALFAAFGYEFNVPVVASFLTLMGYSMADTIVVFDRIRENSHRPEYRRATVTKLVNDSINQTLGRTILTSLSVLFVSVCLWLFGGPALKDLAFPLVIGVITGTYSSIYIASPVVVYWDQWFGGKDKLKQHA from the coding sequence GTGACCAAGCGGAGCCTCTGGCGCCTCGTCATCCTCCTGGCCGTGCTGTTCGGCTGCGGATACTTCTTCACGCCTCTGACGAAGGTGAAACTCGGCCTCGACCTCCGGGGCGGCGTTCACTTCGAGCTGGAGGTCCAGGGCCAGGAGGCCCTGGCGGCCGATCTGCGCGACGGCAAGGACCGCCTCGCCTCCCGGCTCAAGGAGAAGGGCCTGCAGGGCGCCACGGCCGTCGTGGAGGGCGACGCCCTCCGCGTCGAAGGGGTGCCGGCGGACCAGAAGGCCACGGTGGAGAAGGTCGCCAAGGACTTCTTCCCCGGCTACGCGCTGGCCCAGGAAGGGGGCTCGTTCCGCCTCACCCAGAAGGCCGAGTACCAGAAGACCCTGAAGGACGACGCCAACAAGCGGGCCCTGGAAGTCATCGAGAAGCGCATCCGGGACATCGACCCCGCCAATGTGCTGGAGCCCGAGATCACCGCCAGCGGCGCCGAAGGCAACCGCATCGTGGTCGAGATCCCCGGCATCGAGGAGGGCGACCGCGAGCGCATCAAGAACCTGCTGGCCACCCCCGGCCACCTGGAGCAGCGCCTGCTGGCCAAGGCTCCCCAGATCTACTTCGCCTCGAAGGAAGATGCCCTCGCCTTCTTCAAGGGCGCGATTCCCCCCGAGTTCGAGCTGCTGCCCGAAATCGAGAGCGACCGCCAGGCGCGTCGCGCCGGCCAGCCCGTGGTGAAGGCCAAGCCCGGCGAAGAGAAGATCAGCCGCTGGGTGCTGCTGGAAAGCCGCGTGGCGGTGGACGGCGCCGACATCATCGATTCGCACCGGGCCTCGAACTCGCAGACCGAAGCCAATGAAGTCAACTTCACCCTGAACAAGAAGGGCGATGACGACTTCGCCCGCCTGACCGGCACCGCTTCCGAAGAGAACCGCCTCATCGCCATCGTGCTCGATCGGAAGATCGTCACGGAGTTGAGTGCCAAGGAAAAGATCATCGGCGGCGCGGTCCGCATCAGCGGCAGCTTCACCGCCCAGGAAGCCGACGACCTCGCCAGCCAGCTCCGCAGCGGCGCCCTCCGCGCGCCCATGAAGTTCCTGGAAGAGCGCGTCGTGGGTCCCGGCCTGGGCCGCGACTCCATCCACGCCGGCGTGCGCGCCGCCGTCATCGGCTTCGCCGCCATCATCGGCTTCATGGTGATCTTCTACCACTGGTCGGGCGTGAACGCGATCGTCGCCCTCACGGTGAATGTGATCGTGATGATGGGCCTGCTGGGCTCCTTCCGGGCCACGCTCACCCTGCCGGGCATCGCGGGCTTCGTGCTCACGCTGGGCATGGCGGTGGACGCCAACATCCTGATCTTCGAGCGCATCAAGGAGGAACTGGGCCTCGGCAAGAGCGTGCCCGGCGCCATTGACGCGGGCTTCGACCGGGTGTTCTGGACCATCGTGGACAGCCATGTGACCCAGCTCTTCGCGGCCCTGCTGCTCTTCATCTTCGGCACCGGCCCCGTGAAGGGTTTCGCCGTCACCCTCACCGTGGGCGTCGTGGCCTCGCTGTTCACCAGCATCTACATCAGCCGCTACATCTACGACTGGGTGCTGGAGCACCACCCCGGCACCAAGACCCTTTCCGTGGGCACGCACTCGTTCTTCAAGGGCGCCGCCTACGACTTCATGAAATACAAGGGCACGGCCATCGCCGTCACCTGGAGCATCATCCTGCTCTGCATCCTCTGGGTGAAGCCCTGGAACCTGACCCACAACAACCGCATCCACCTCGGCATGCAGTTCGTGGGCGGCAACGACATGACCGTGCGCTTCCGCGGGGCCATGGAACCGGAGACCATCCGGGAAGCCCTGGCGAAGAGCGGCTACTCCGATGCCACCGTGGTGGCCTACGAGAACAAGGACAAGTCCGTCCGCGACTTCTCGATCAAGGTGAAGGCCAGGAAAGACGCTGACCAGAAGGACAGCACCAAGCAGGCGAATGCGCTGCGGGCCATTTTCAAGCAGATGGATCCCGAAGGCGCCACCAGCGCGCTTCCCGCCCTCAACCTCGAGGGTTCCAAGACCCTTACCGACACCCTGGTGAAGGCCAACCCCGCCGGCATCGCGGGTGACGAGGCGGCCCTCGCGGCGGCCTACGCGCCCTTCGCGGAAAAGGTCATCGCGGGCCGCGACCGGCTGCCTTCGGGGCTCTATCAGACCTTCGGCGAGCTTCCCCAGGAGCTTCCCCAGGTGGTGAAGGACTCGATCCAGAAGACCTACCGCCTGGGTGCGGTGGGCCTCCTCAAGGACGAGAGCTTCTCGCCCAGCATCTCCGGGGAATGGACCCGCAAGACCCTCACGGCCGTGGCCTGGGCCCTCGGCGCCATCCTGGTCTATGTGATGTTCCGGTTCACCGCCAGCTACGCCGTGGGCGGCATCGTCTCCCTGGTCCACGACATGCTCATGGCCCTGGCCCTGTTCGCGGCCTTCGGCTACGAGTTCAATGTGCCGGTGGTGGCGAGCTTCCTCACCCTCATGGGCTACTCCATGGCCGACACCATCGTGGTGTTCGATCGAATCCGGGAAAACAGCCATCGGCCGGAGTACCGGCGGGCCACGGTCACGAAGCTGGTGAACGACTCCATCAACCAAACGCTGGGCCGGACGATCCTCACCTCGCTGTCCGTGCTGTTCGTCAGCGTCTGCCTCTGGCTGTTCGGCGGCCCGGCCCTCAAGGACCTGGCCTTCCCGCTGGTCATCGGCGTCATCACCGGCACCTACTCGTCCATCTACATCGCCAGCCCCGTGGTGGTGTACTGGGACCAGTGGTTCGGCGGCAAGGACAAACTGAAGCAGCATGCTTGA
- a CDS encoding NAD(P)/FAD-dependent oxidoreductase, translating into MKHLIIGSGPAGVVAAETLRKADPAAEITLLCGEGEPPYSRMAIPYLLKGEITEAGTHLRKEADHYDRLRIQLVQARAQAIDAVRRIVDLGGGRSLPFDRLLIATGSRPSLETIPGMDLPGVHSCWTLEDARTILAKARPGTRIVQMGAGFVGCIIMEGLLSRGVDLTILVRSGYMVRRMMNPTASGLIRSWCEAKGVRILTHTQPRGIRGADGALQVDLADGRQLPADLYLSVVGVDPNLDFLAGSGLDMGHGIRVDAAMQSSIPGIYAAGDVAEATDCLTGKRQLNAIQPNAVEQGRIAALNMAGKPAQFRGSFVFNVLTTLGLVSSSFGEWQGVPGGESTEVLDEARYRYLNLQFDGDRLVGANCVGFADHVGAFRGLIEGRVRLGVWKQRLMQDPTQIMQAYLAAAHRVA; encoded by the coding sequence ATGAAACACCTCATCATCGGAAGCGGGCCCGCCGGCGTGGTTGCGGCGGAGACCCTGCGCAAGGCCGACCCCGCCGCGGAGATCACCCTGCTCTGCGGCGAGGGGGAGCCGCCCTACTCCCGCATGGCCATCCCCTACCTGCTGAAGGGTGAGATCACCGAAGCGGGGACCCACCTCCGCAAGGAGGCTGACCACTACGACCGCCTGCGCATCCAGCTGGTGCAGGCCCGTGCCCAGGCCATCGACGCCGTCCGCCGCATCGTGGACCTGGGCGGCGGACGCAGCCTGCCCTTCGACCGGCTGCTCATCGCCACGGGGTCGCGCCCCAGCCTGGAGACCATCCCCGGCATGGACCTGCCCGGCGTCCACAGCTGCTGGACCCTCGAAGACGCCCGGACCATCCTCGCCAAGGCCCGGCCCGGCACCCGCATCGTCCAGATGGGCGCGGGTTTCGTGGGCTGCATCATCATGGAGGGCCTGCTCTCGCGGGGCGTGGATCTGACCATCCTGGTGCGCAGCGGCTACATGGTCCGCCGCATGATGAACCCCACTGCCAGCGGCCTGATCCGCTCCTGGTGCGAGGCCAAGGGCGTGCGGATCCTCACCCATACCCAGCCCCGGGGCATCCGTGGCGCAGACGGAGCCCTCCAGGTGGACCTGGCCGATGGCCGCCAGCTGCCGGCGGATCTCTACCTCAGCGTCGTGGGCGTGGATCCCAACCTCGACTTCCTGGCGGGCAGCGGCCTGGACATGGGCCACGGCATCCGGGTGGATGCCGCGATGCAGAGCAGCATTCCCGGCATCTACGCGGCGGGAGATGTGGCCGAGGCTACGGATTGCCTCACCGGCAAGCGCCAGCTCAACGCCATCCAGCCCAATGCCGTGGAACAGGGCCGCATCGCCGCGCTGAACATGGCCGGGAAGCCCGCCCAGTTCCGGGGCAGCTTCGTCTTCAATGTGCTCACCACCCTCGGGCTGGTGTCCTCCTCCTTCGGGGAGTGGCAGGGGGTGCCGGGCGGCGAGTCCACCGAAGTCCTGGATGAGGCCCGCTACCGCTACTTGAACCTGCAGTTCGACGGCGACCGGCTGGTCGGCGCGAACTGCGTGGGCTTCGCCGACCATGTGGGCGCCTTCCGGGGACTCATCGAGGGGCGGGTGCGGCTGGGCGTCTGGAAGCAGCGCCTGATGCAGGACCCCACTCAGATCATGCAGGCCTATTTGGCGGCGGCCCATCGCGTGGCATGA
- the tgt gene encoding tRNA guanosine(34) transglycosylase Tgt — translation MSKITSRDFSFIPETGEAQRPARAGRFLTSHGEVLTPAFMPVGTQGTVKGITPVQLREIGPQVILGNTYHLGLRPGDALVAQMGGLHRFMGWEGPILTDSGGFQVFSLASMRKMTEEGVTFQSHIDGSPQFLSPERSMEIQRNLGSDICMALDECPPGRMERAKLEISMARTTRWLARSRAVPLQPHQGLFAINQGGTHLDLRRRHLAEALELDAKTPFQGFAVGGLSVGEPKVEMNAVLAEFVKELPQDRPRYLMGVGTPEDLLFGIEQGVDLFDCVLPSREARHGRILTSRGRLNLKNARHREGDLPLDPACSCYTCRTFSRAYLHHLFRCGELLGFTLNTIHNLSYTVGLTRAARQALLENRFPAFAQSARSGWMTEEP, via the coding sequence ATGTCGAAAATCACAAGTCGCGATTTCTCATTCATCCCCGAAACGGGCGAGGCCCAGCGCCCAGCCAGGGCCGGGCGCTTCCTTACCTCTCATGGCGAGGTCCTGACCCCGGCCTTCATGCCGGTGGGCACCCAGGGCACCGTGAAGGGCATTACGCCGGTCCAGCTTCGGGAGATCGGCCCCCAGGTCATTCTCGGGAACACCTATCACCTAGGCCTGCGGCCGGGGGATGCGCTGGTGGCCCAGATGGGCGGCCTGCACCGCTTCATGGGCTGGGAGGGCCCCATCCTCACGGATTCCGGCGGATTCCAGGTCTTTTCCCTGGCCTCCATGCGGAAGATGACGGAGGAAGGCGTCACCTTCCAGAGCCATATCGACGGCAGCCCCCAGTTCCTGTCGCCGGAACGGAGCATGGAGATCCAGCGCAACCTGGGTTCGGACATCTGCATGGCCCTGGACGAGTGCCCGCCCGGACGCATGGAGCGCGCGAAGCTTGAGATCAGCATGGCCCGCACCACCCGCTGGCTGGCCCGCAGCCGGGCCGTGCCGCTGCAGCCTCACCAGGGCCTCTTCGCCATCAATCAGGGGGGGACCCACCTGGACCTGCGCCGTCGCCACCTGGCAGAGGCCCTGGAGCTCGACGCCAAGACCCCCTTCCAGGGCTTCGCGGTGGGGGGCCTCAGCGTAGGAGAGCCCAAGGTGGAGATGAACGCCGTGCTGGCGGAGTTCGTGAAGGAGCTGCCCCAGGATCGCCCCCGCTACCTCATGGGCGTGGGGACGCCGGAGGACCTGCTCTTCGGCATCGAACAGGGGGTGGACCTCTTCGACTGCGTGCTGCCCAGCCGGGAGGCCCGTCATGGCCGCATCCTCACTAGCCGGGGGCGGCTCAACCTGAAGAACGCCCGCCACCGGGAGGGGGACCTGCCTCTGGATCCCGCCTGCTCCTGCTACACCTGCCGAACCTTCAGCCGGGCCTACCTGCACCACCTGTTCCGCTGCGGAGAGCTGCTGGGCTTCACGCTGAACACGATCCACAACCTGAGCTACACTGTGGGGCTCACCCGTGCCGCGCGGCAGGCCCTGCTGGAGAACCGTTTTCCAGCTTTCGCCCAGTCCGCGCGTTCCGGATGGATGACCGAGGAGCCCTGA
- a CDS encoding 4Fe-4S dicluster domain-containing protein: MQKSLHLDPNKCTGCLQCEMACAWENYRSFTVAKSRIKVFSFHREGRFVPYTCTQCDEAWCMTACPVDAIRLDPVTGAKIVLEPTCVGCKVCTIACPFGTINYVAQTGKVQKCDLCGGEPACAKACPTGAITYVDADWTGLGKMRQWAGKTDTNPATV; this comes from the coding sequence ATGCAGAAGTCCCTCCATCTCGATCCGAACAAGTGCACGGGCTGTCTCCAGTGCGAAATGGCCTGCGCCTGGGAGAACTACCGGAGCTTCACGGTCGCCAAGTCCCGCATCAAGGTCTTCAGCTTCCACCGCGAAGGCCGCTTCGTGCCCTACACCTGCACTCAGTGCGACGAGGCCTGGTGCATGACGGCCTGCCCCGTGGATGCCATCCGCCTCGATCCCGTCACGGGCGCGAAGATCGTGCTGGAGCCCACCTGCGTGGGCTGCAAGGTGTGCACGATCGCCTGCCCCTTCGGCACCATCAACTATGTGGCCCAGACCGGCAAGGTCCAGAAGTGCGATCTTTGCGGCGGCGAACCGGCCTGCGCCAAGGCCTGTCCAACGGGCGCCATCACCTATGTGGATGCCGACTGGACGGGACTCGGGAAGATGCGCCAGTGGGCCGGCAAGACCGACACGAACCCGGCGACGGTGTGA
- a CDS encoding alpha/beta hydrolase family protein: MRLPVPLLLCTLALPPLAAQAPEEGRLKRVESRVNGLHWELDAVRKAADDQLWFLRLSDVAVVDKVTYTGPPNPKGEETYGIKNERHPLKIQQYVFIPRKAEAGRKLPLIVLPHGGVHGDFGTYHAHIVREMLERGYIVIAPDYRGSTGYGKGFYEAIDYGGLEIDDVVAGRDWAVEHLPVDPKRCAIVGWSHGGLIALMAVFDHPEKFAASYAGVPVSDLITRLGYLGQDYVAEFSAKYHIGKEPKDAVEEYRRRSPVWSVQKLRTPLLVHTNTNDRDVNVVEVEQLINALKAAGKRFDYKIYQDAPGGHSFNRIDTTVAKESRKEIYAFLEKHLK, translated from the coding sequence ATGCGCCTTCCGGTTCCGCTCCTGCTCTGCACCCTCGCCCTTCCGCCCCTGGCGGCCCAGGCCCCCGAGGAAGGGCGCCTCAAGCGGGTGGAAAGCCGGGTGAACGGCCTCCACTGGGAGCTGGACGCCGTGCGGAAGGCCGCAGACGACCAGCTCTGGTTCCTGCGCCTTTCCGATGTGGCGGTGGTGGACAAGGTGACCTACACAGGTCCGCCGAACCCCAAGGGGGAGGAGACCTACGGCATCAAGAACGAGCGGCACCCGCTGAAGATCCAGCAGTATGTGTTCATCCCCCGCAAGGCCGAGGCGGGCCGGAAGCTGCCCCTCATCGTCCTGCCCCACGGCGGCGTCCATGGTGATTTCGGCACCTACCACGCCCACATCGTCCGCGAGATGCTGGAGCGCGGCTACATCGTGATCGCGCCGGACTACCGCGGATCCACGGGGTACGGCAAGGGCTTCTACGAGGCCATCGACTACGGCGGCCTGGAGATCGACGATGTGGTGGCCGGGCGGGACTGGGCGGTGGAACACCTGCCCGTGGACCCGAAGCGCTGCGCCATCGTGGGATGGAGCCACGGCGGCCTCATCGCCCTCATGGCGGTCTTCGACCACCCCGAGAAGTTCGCCGCCTCCTATGCCGGCGTGCCCGTGTCCGACCTCATCACGCGCCTCGGCTACCTCGGACAGGACTATGTGGCCGAGTTCTCCGCCAAATACCACATCGGCAAGGAGCCCAAGGACGCCGTGGAGGAATACCGGCGTCGCAGTCCCGTGTGGAGCGTCCAGAAGCTCCGCACGCCCCTGCTCGTCCACACGAACACCAATGACCGGGATGTGAATGTGGTGGAGGTCGAGCAGCTCATCAACGCCCTCAAGGCCGCCGGCAAGCGCTTCGACTACAAGATCTACCAGGACGCCCCCGGCGGCCACAGCTTCAACCGCATCGACACCACCGTGGCCAAGGAATCCCGCAAGGAGATTTATGCGTTCCTGGAGAAGCACCTGAAGTAG